The following proteins come from a genomic window of Halorubrum lacusprofundi ATCC 49239:
- a CDS encoding nucleic acid-binding OB-fold tRNA/helicase-type: protein MQNTNVSTTEVSVDEQGLEPVDAEPVDAPLWPRVELQTQAKVDANHPDAGLSGLTLAAEEKALAREAEKARTRERWDRRQTSDREARTRQVAIEESKKRRDVFAERRASVDPWADPDRDDPRAGLSRDTLATVNQEARRIAKGTHGWTAAAVSRQLARRVADGAEMTTAVIHVTEQVQQALGTIMPIDTISEIARGTVSISGRWTDDWEPSHPAIQQVGLLEDDTGQIKVTVWHKSAQPLIDEGERVRLIDVATSWYDGRVSVALTGWSRVDFPERDRWWDA from the coding sequence ATGCAGAATACCAACGTTTCGACAACGGAGGTGTCGGTGGATGAACAAGGACTCGAACCAGTAGATGCAGAGCCGGTCGATGCGCCGTTGTGGCCCCGAGTCGAGCTCCAAACACAGGCGAAGGTGGACGCAAATCACCCCGATGCAGGGCTGAGCGGACTCACCCTGGCTGCCGAGGAAAAAGCGCTAGCGCGCGAAGCTGAAAAGGCACGCACTCGCGAGCGATGGGATCGTCGGCAGACCTCCGATCGAGAAGCTCGGACACGACAGGTCGCCATCGAGGAGAGCAAAAAGCGCCGAGATGTGTTTGCTGAGCGGCGTGCAAGCGTGGATCCGTGGGCTGATCCCGACCGAGACGATCCCAGAGCGGGACTGTCTCGTGATACGTTGGCGACGGTGAATCAGGAGGCACGCCGGATCGCAAAGGGCACCCATGGGTGGACGGCCGCGGCGGTGAGCAGACAACTGGCGCGGCGCGTCGCCGACGGTGCAGAAATGACGACGGCGGTCATCCACGTGACAGAGCAGGTCCAGCAGGCGCTGGGGACAATCATGCCGATCGACACAATTAGCGAGATCGCTCGCGGGACGGTGAGCATTTCGGGGCGGTGGACTGATGATTGGGAGCCGTCTCACCCAGCCATCCAGCAAGTTGGTCTCCTCGAAGACGATACCGGGCAGATCAAGGTGACGGTGTGGCACAAATCAGCCCAACCACTCATCGACGAAGGCGAGCGGGTGCGACTGATTGATGTCGCGACGAGCTGGTACGACGGCCGCGTGTCAGTGGCGCTGACCGGGTGGTCACGAGTCGATTTCCCCGAGCGCGATCGGTGGTGGGACGCGTAG
- a CDS encoding ArdC-like ssDNA-binding domain-containing protein has product MAKSLSTSGSVTFGDGDARADQMHQAIDQWLAELVDGVDEARASAQFQRWLDVQSHFRDYSHRNTLLITLQYPDATRVAGYRTWQEEFDRHVTEGESAIWIWAPIITNQCPECGDGPTYHETNDCAYDDTPPNEWETDVVGFKPVPVFDVSQTDGESLPELKTAAQGDADGLVTALLEAVTDLEIAVEILESEAWPHGDADGVCRHVDGDPHVQVRDDDTAAVAGTLLHEYAHALQHDSTDAAGREAREREAEAVAYVVGRHFDLEMDGSARYLAAWSDDESEQLLTRCERIRDVSTTLIDAIDTQ; this is encoded by the coding sequence ATGGCTAAATCCCTGTCCACGAGCGGGTCAGTCACCTTCGGTGACGGTGACGCCCGCGCCGACCAGATGCATCAAGCGATCGACCAGTGGCTCGCCGAACTCGTTGACGGCGTCGACGAAGCGCGTGCCAGCGCACAGTTCCAGCGGTGGCTTGACGTGCAGAGTCACTTTCGCGACTACTCACACCGAAACACGCTGCTCATCACCCTGCAGTATCCCGACGCGACACGGGTTGCGGGGTATCGGACGTGGCAAGAAGAGTTCGACCGACACGTGACAGAAGGCGAGTCAGCGATCTGGATTTGGGCGCCGATCATCACGAATCAGTGTCCCGAGTGCGGAGATGGACCTACCTACCACGAAACCAACGATTGTGCGTATGACGACACGCCACCCAACGAGTGGGAGACGGATGTTGTCGGATTCAAGCCCGTTCCGGTGTTCGACGTCTCTCAAACTGACGGTGAGTCACTTCCCGAGTTGAAGACGGCAGCTCAGGGCGACGCGGACGGGCTGGTGACGGCGCTCCTCGAGGCGGTCACCGATCTCGAGATCGCAGTCGAGATACTCGAGAGTGAGGCATGGCCCCACGGCGACGCGGACGGCGTGTGTCGCCATGTCGACGGTGACCCTCACGTGCAGGTGCGCGACGACGACACTGCGGCCGTCGCGGGGACGCTGCTTCATGAGTACGCGCACGCACTGCAGCATGATTCAACTGACGCGGCCGGGCGGGAGGCACGTGAACGGGAAGCTGAGGCGGTCGCATACGTTGTTGGGCGCCACTTTGATCTCGAGATGGACGGATCCGCGCGGTATCTCGCGGCATGGAGCGATGATGAGAGTGAGCAGCTCCTCACTCGGTGTGAGCGAATCCGCGACGTGAGTACCACGCTAATCGACGCGATCGACACGCAGTGA
- a CDS encoding transcriptional regulator produces the protein MTRTLHVQIKPTDRSDLEERLEAIDAGEDVEPSEPTLSIEDLETFGRVFRSTNLELLEAIVEHEPESIRELARLVDRNPPEVLENVNELADYGLIELEEDGRAKRPVVWYDEIDADIPLTPPSGQDRKANA, from the coding sequence ATGACCCGAACACTCCACGTCCAGATCAAGCCCACCGATCGTAGTGACCTCGAAGAGCGTCTCGAAGCGATCGACGCCGGCGAGGACGTCGAACCGAGCGAGCCGACGCTCTCTATCGAGGACCTCGAAACGTTCGGTCGCGTCTTCCGCTCGACCAACCTCGAGCTCCTGGAAGCGATCGTCGAACACGAGCCGGAGAGCATCCGCGAGCTGGCGCGCCTCGTCGATCGGAACCCGCCAGAGGTCCTCGAGAACGTGAACGAACTTGCCGACTACGGCCTCATCGAACTCGAAGAGGACGGCCGGGCGAAGCGGCCGGTCGTGTGGTACGACGAGATCGATGCCGACATCCCGCTCACCCCGCCGTCGGGGCAGGACCGCAAGGCGAACGCCTGA
- a CDS encoding toxin-antitoxin system TumE family protein, giving the protein MSDDVTVLEDEIEAYADGTVARVRVLSVPTSERFEEGIKYAYHYGEAGTDDPIIRFDNHHGVHELHLGGETFEIDYPGLAEIFRAWRAALPPEKRDDW; this is encoded by the coding sequence ATGAGCGATGATGTCACCGTACTCGAAGACGAGATTGAAGCCTACGCCGACGGCACCGTGGCGCGGGTGCGCGTGCTCTCGGTCCCGACGTCGGAGCGATTCGAGGAAGGGATCAAGTACGCTTACCACTACGGCGAAGCCGGCACGGATGACCCGATCATCCGGTTCGACAACCACCACGGCGTCCACGAGCTCCACCTCGGGGGCGAGACCTTCGAGATCGACTACCCCGGCCTCGCGGAGATCTTCCGCGCCTGGCGGGCAGCGCTCCCTCCGGAGAAGCGCGACGACTGGTAG
- a CDS encoding type IV secretory system conjugative DNA transfer family protein, protein MGQQPDPSPQQDATHLHLRPTDAALSPAAVTQGFCRLHSSDADTDGWTDRLFGTRAPTFEFRLQRPAGPDADLTLYAGSTDAPTATLHEGLRTACPNEYELTPATPESPAAVETPTPDDEGTSLAAVEWVGDAERRDDWQTQLTPFAVFQATDETRLPLAVIAEALTDTTAAVTYQVVCRRYRDWRGDARARQQQLEAGRDTPASRVVDDLVGDVLADTAPKKRPTQDRQRDPATAGRQEAIAAADPQYAFLVSARCVIRGPQAEPLARRLATILEGVSNAYYTIDGTVTTGADAEPVVEAVRERTVHEPTYDTARTKLPWTANRSRGLIMDAATLPAICLVDGTALTASGARAVDPTAADRTALPPPPASQLTRYRDSGLVIGQPLDQDGTPTADPIAVPPALQPLHVAWFGKTGSGKSTSLLTGMLANADATAGADILITPKGDAMADAYLRAHYARYGTLANVYYFDCAETLPALSFFDIRDQLAAGIDRTTAVEDLTDHYIEILEGVMGRDRFRQAVRSPDIIRQLVKALFDPVHGSDAFPHRDLQRTTARFHETGEPPPVVNDELQSMLYNVAANSQQSFDELLQGVHNRIEKIPLDERLGQLFNHVPEPGDSQFDLRSVIDEDAIIILDTGGLRTASQRVLTQTVLSQLWTALQRRAHTTEPADRALVNLYLEEAAQLVSSGIVDDLLAQSRSFGCSVTLATQFPGQLRVRDEAAYIELLNNVSTIVTGSVAVDTALTTRLATADLEPAAVGNRLRSLQRGQWLVRLPAPFGLEPPRPFLVASAPRPAGHPDRESFRPARETAFAAQRDVLIDRTRLEYGIDVTATRATTGSPETETAAGDEAAPADSETTVSRIDSALPYTERLPEPVIYDDERHALVCVACETPYDPTPAGLRAAMGCCHDPTTVDRADCPICDLPLKLTYTERHESAISDAGLRFLQAVYSAHQQQYDPTIEYDITRDSMRRLEEYVGIDATEVDELREAGLVSCDCRYPHTLYTVTPDGRDAIGVRHREGVAHGAGAGDLSESSFHVAMVEVGSQLLEAEYVDDPSSPATTVERYYEVREGRLDAAAVDETGAVVAALEAERINNDASRAIPEDYDKLAAEEPNAAIWIVKNREAAHAVIEALNTPPDGQPRVEKSYGKQTRPAVFTIDQPGLTDVFTFQSVRDTHLDASE, encoded by the coding sequence ATGGGGCAGCAGCCCGACCCCTCCCCGCAGCAAGACGCCACACACCTCCACCTCCGGCCGACGGACGCCGCCCTGTCACCGGCAGCCGTTACGCAGGGCTTTTGTCGGCTTCACAGCAGTGATGCAGACACCGACGGGTGGACCGACCGGCTCTTCGGGACGCGGGCGCCAACCTTTGAGTTCCGGCTCCAGCGGCCGGCCGGCCCGGACGCCGATCTCACCCTCTATGCCGGAAGTACTGATGCGCCCACAGCAACGCTACACGAAGGGTTACGCACCGCGTGTCCGAACGAGTACGAACTCACGCCGGCGACACCTGAGTCGCCCGCAGCGGTTGAGACACCGACTCCCGACGATGAAGGTACTTCGCTGGCAGCCGTCGAGTGGGTCGGTGACGCCGAGCGACGCGATGACTGGCAGACGCAGTTGACACCGTTTGCCGTGTTTCAAGCCACCGACGAAACTCGGCTGCCACTGGCGGTGATCGCCGAGGCACTGACAGACACCACCGCAGCGGTCACCTATCAAGTGGTGTGTCGCCGGTATCGCGACTGGCGCGGTGACGCCCGCGCTCGACAACAGCAGCTCGAGGCAGGTCGCGACACGCCCGCCAGTCGCGTTGTGGATGATCTGGTTGGCGATGTGCTGGCCGACACTGCTCCGAAAAAACGGCCCACCCAAGACCGCCAGCGCGATCCGGCGACGGCTGGCCGGCAAGAGGCGATCGCCGCGGCCGACCCGCAATACGCATTTCTCGTGAGCGCCCGCTGTGTGATTCGCGGGCCACAGGCAGAGCCGCTCGCACGCCGGCTTGCGACCATACTCGAGGGGGTGAGCAACGCATATTACACGATCGACGGTACGGTCACGACCGGCGCCGACGCCGAGCCGGTCGTCGAGGCGGTTCGTGAGCGGACGGTCCATGAGCCAACCTACGACACTGCGCGCACGAAGCTGCCGTGGACGGCAAACCGGAGCCGCGGACTCATTATGGACGCGGCGACGCTCCCCGCGATCTGTCTGGTTGATGGCACCGCACTTACTGCAAGCGGCGCACGCGCCGTGGATCCGACTGCCGCCGATCGGACGGCGCTTCCACCTCCGCCTGCCAGCCAACTCACGCGCTACCGTGACTCCGGTCTTGTCATCGGCCAGCCACTCGATCAGGACGGAACGCCCACCGCCGATCCGATCGCGGTGCCGCCGGCGCTCCAGCCGCTCCACGTTGCGTGGTTCGGGAAGACGGGCTCGGGGAAATCAACGAGTTTGCTGACGGGAATGCTCGCAAACGCCGACGCCACAGCCGGTGCCGACATTCTCATCACGCCGAAAGGCGATGCGATGGCCGACGCGTATCTGCGGGCTCATTACGCGCGCTACGGCACACTTGCGAACGTCTACTACTTTGATTGTGCAGAGACGCTCCCCGCACTCTCATTTTTCGACATTCGCGACCAGCTGGCGGCCGGTATCGATCGCACGACCGCCGTCGAAGATCTCACGGATCACTACATCGAGATCCTTGAAGGTGTGATGGGCCGTGATCGCTTCCGGCAGGCCGTCCGCTCTCCCGATATCATTCGTCAGTTGGTGAAAGCACTCTTTGATCCCGTCCACGGGAGTGATGCGTTCCCTCATCGCGATCTCCAACGCACAACAGCCCGGTTTCACGAAACCGGTGAGCCGCCGCCAGTGGTCAATGACGAGCTCCAATCGATGCTGTACAACGTGGCCGCCAACAGCCAGCAGTCGTTTGATGAGTTGCTCCAAGGGGTGCACAACCGCATCGAGAAAATCCCGCTCGATGAACGGCTGGGCCAGCTGTTTAACCACGTCCCCGAACCTGGCGATTCGCAGTTCGATTTGCGATCGGTGATCGATGAAGACGCCATCATCATTCTCGACACCGGCGGGTTGCGCACCGCAAGCCAGCGCGTGCTCACACAGACCGTCCTCTCACAGCTGTGGACCGCGCTTCAACGGCGGGCACACACGACTGAGCCGGCCGACCGGGCACTGGTGAATCTGTATCTTGAGGAGGCCGCTCAGCTCGTCTCCTCCGGTATTGTTGATGACTTGCTCGCCCAGTCGCGGTCGTTCGGCTGTAGTGTCACGCTTGCCACGCAGTTTCCGGGCCAGCTGCGTGTGCGTGATGAGGCAGCGTACATCGAGCTGCTCAACAACGTTTCGACAATTGTGACTGGTAGCGTCGCTGTCGACACCGCACTCACCACGCGACTCGCGACTGCCGATCTGGAGCCCGCAGCCGTCGGCAATCGCCTGCGGTCGCTACAGCGTGGCCAGTGGCTAGTGCGGCTGCCCGCTCCGTTCGGACTGGAGCCACCACGGCCGTTTCTGGTCGCGAGCGCGCCCCGTCCAGCCGGCCATCCGGATCGAGAGTCGTTTCGGCCGGCACGCGAGACCGCGTTTGCCGCCCAGCGAGACGTGCTTATCGACCGGACACGGCTTGAGTACGGAATCGACGTGACGGCGACGCGAGCGACGACCGGGTCACCAGAGACTGAGACGGCTGCTGGCGACGAGGCCGCACCTGCCGACTCGGAGACGACCGTCTCTCGGATCGATTCGGCGCTGCCGTACACTGAACGACTGCCAGAGCCCGTTATCTACGATGATGAGCGCCACGCGCTCGTCTGTGTGGCGTGTGAGACTCCGTATGACCCCACCCCGGCTGGGCTTCGGGCGGCGATGGGCTGTTGTCACGACCCGACGACGGTCGATCGGGCCGACTGCCCCATCTGTGATCTGCCGCTCAAGCTCACCTACACAGAGCGCCACGAGAGCGCCATTAGTGATGCGGGACTCCGGTTTCTGCAAGCGGTGTATTCAGCCCACCAACAACAGTACGACCCCACAATCGAATACGATATCACCCGCGACAGCATGCGGCGGCTCGAAGAGTACGTTGGCATCGACGCGACCGAGGTCGACGAGCTGCGCGAGGCTGGACTGGTGAGCTGTGATTGTCGGTATCCGCATACGCTGTATACGGTCACACCGGACGGCCGTGATGCCATCGGCGTGCGCCACCGCGAAGGCGTCGCTCACGGCGCTGGCGCAGGCGATCTCAGCGAGTCCAGCTTTCACGTGGCCATGGTCGAGGTGGGGAGTCAACTGCTCGAAGCGGAGTACGTCGACGATCCGAGCTCTCCGGCCACAACGGTCGAGCGCTACTACGAGGTGCGCGAGGGGCGGCTTGATGCTGCGGCCGTCGACGAGACCGGTGCCGTCGTCGCCGCGCTCGAAGCCGAGCGCATCAACAACGATGCGAGTCGGGCCATCCCTGAGGATTACGACAAACTGGCGGCCGAAGAGCCGAACGCGGCCATCTGGATCGTCAAAAACCGCGAAGCCGCCCACGCCGTGATCGAGGCGCTCAACACGCCGCCAGACGGACAGCCCCGCGTCGAAAAGAGCTACGGGAAACAAACCCGCCCAGCGGTGTTCACGATCGACCAGCCGGGACTCACCGACGTGTTCACGTTTCAGTCGGTTCGTGATACGCACCTCGACGCGTCAGAGTAA
- a CDS encoding BGTF surface domain-containing protein, which translates to MTGQFADTSDLELRSIDTSETASEIGGLEQALTTQDSYGVETVSFDTDDLEPGVYAVTNQTRGNDVSAETTFEVVTQGLSTEFDEDSVGNVDGEDEVDFDISSSQRNTYDVEVSADGLDAEELANIFTNSGAFDEEDVTEDDEDDLIVLSDAEGDHTLNFTDVDAGEYEFETSVTDTTAEDTSSVTVEDVADGEVNIEQSSLTQQQGDIVEFNVTADGATNSGTVVVGGQDDFGYQANVSITDFGDDDQITLAFNTYAAGDGVAATDAVTIVDADDDDNINVEEAEQLSGILATGDYDISSSSASNDPAETLDNSDDVATLFIEERSTDGIQIWTASDSNANDVLDADEDEQLETLTGAVESDLITQTGTVAHNDVSIHQISASGLSGALAAAGDLTGSDDESVQFANLTTLDNENLGGQALDLRIRETRASAGPNAQRDTVDIDSDNFDILVDEENDEYYLVLDTSDITVDGDSLDNSEDYEFDVEFTVTSERLLNPEDDTDKSEFEDLHQEVTTPFSIEERTAEFDEDPYNVSNTDSEEVTGTTNVAPGTDFTVRSRSASGTQPSFVKTNSDVNVSADGSWSTEFDFSGQSVGDEYTFRVQQLGLNDAVEVDGTVVEAVDDGTDDDSTEDDSTTDDDSATDDDSSTEDDSTTDDDSTDDDSSSEDDSSSEDDSSSEDDSSSGDDSTTEDDTPGFGAIVALVALIAAALLATRRNE; encoded by the coding sequence GTGACGGGGCAGTTCGCTGACACCAGCGATCTGGAACTCCGTTCGATCGACACGAGTGAGACAGCGAGCGAAATCGGTGGTCTCGAACAGGCTCTTACGACTCAGGACTCCTACGGTGTCGAGACTGTGTCCTTCGACACGGATGACCTCGAACCGGGTGTCTACGCGGTCACCAATCAGACGCGTGGTAACGACGTCAGCGCTGAAACGACCTTCGAGGTCGTCACTCAGGGCCTTTCGACGGAGTTCGACGAGGACTCTGTCGGCAACGTTGATGGTGAAGACGAAGTTGACTTCGATATCAGCTCCAGCCAGCGGAACACCTACGATGTTGAAGTCAGCGCCGACGGCCTCGACGCCGAAGAACTCGCCAACATCTTCACGAACTCCGGTGCGTTCGATGAGGAAGACGTGACCGAAGACGACGAGGACGACCTCATCGTGCTCTCGGACGCTGAAGGCGACCACACGCTGAACTTCACGGATGTTGACGCAGGCGAATACGAGTTCGAAACCTCCGTCACTGACACGACCGCGGAAGACACGTCGAGTGTCACCGTGGAAGATGTGGCTGACGGTGAAGTCAACATTGAACAGTCCAGCCTCACCCAGCAGCAGGGCGACATTGTTGAATTCAATGTGACGGCTGACGGAGCAACGAACTCCGGTACTGTGGTCGTTGGTGGCCAGGACGACTTCGGCTACCAGGCAAACGTCTCCATCACCGACTTCGGTGACGATGATCAGATCACCCTGGCATTCAACACCTACGCAGCTGGCGACGGTGTTGCTGCCACGGACGCCGTGACTATCGTTGATGCCGACGACGACGACAACATCAACGTCGAAGAAGCAGAACAGCTGAGCGGAATTCTCGCAACGGGCGACTACGACATCTCCTCGTCGAGCGCATCCAACGACCCGGCCGAGACCCTCGACAACTCGGACGACGTTGCGACGCTCTTCATCGAAGAGCGCTCCACGGATGGCATTCAGATCTGGACTGCCTCCGACAGCAACGCGAACGATGTCCTCGACGCCGATGAGGACGAGCAGCTTGAGACGCTCACGGGCGCCGTTGAAAGCGACCTGATCACGCAGACTGGCACGGTCGCGCACAACGACGTGAGCATCCACCAGATCAGCGCAAGCGGCCTGTCCGGTGCGCTCGCAGCAGCGGGCGACCTCACGGGTAGTGATGACGAGAGCGTGCAGTTCGCCAACCTCACTACTCTGGACAACGAGAACCTCGGCGGTCAGGCGCTCGACCTGCGCATCCGCGAGACGCGCGCAAGTGCCGGCCCGAACGCGCAGCGCGATACCGTTGACATCGACTCGGATAACTTCGACATCCTTGTCGATGAGGAGAACGACGAGTACTACCTCGTCCTTGACACCAGCGACATCACTGTGGACGGCGATTCGCTGGACAACAGCGAGGACTACGAGTTCGACGTCGAATTCACGGTGACGAGTGAACGGTTACTCAACCCTGAAGACGATACCGACAAGAGCGAGTTCGAAGATCTCCACCAGGAGGTTACGACTCCGTTCTCGATCGAAGAGCGCACGGCTGAATTCGATGAGGACCCGTACAACGTCTCGAACACTGACAGCGAAGAAGTGACGGGTACGACGAACGTGGCCCCGGGTACGGACTTCACTGTTCGCTCCCGCTCCGCCAGTGGAACGCAGCCCTCGTTCGTCAAGACAAACAGCGACGTTAACGTGTCCGCTGACGGCAGCTGGTCCACTGAGTTCGACTTCAGCGGCCAGTCCGTTGGTGACGAGTACACGTTCCGTGTCCAGCAGCTGGGCCTGAACGACGCTGTCGAAGTTGACGGCACGGTCGTCGAAGCGGTCGACGACGGTACCGACGACGACTCCACCGAGGACGACTCCACCACGGACGACGACTCCGCAACGGATGACGACTCGTCCACCGAGGACGACTCCACCACGGATGATGACTCCACGGACGACGACTCGTCCAGCGAGGACGACTCCTCCAGCGAGGACGACTCTTCCAGTGAGGACGACTCCTCCAGCGGAGATGACAGCACGACTGAGGACGACACGCCTGGCTTCGGCGCCATCGTCGCTCTCGTCGCGCTCATCGCCGCCGCGCTCCTCGCGACCCGCCGTAACGAGTAA
- a CDS encoding homing endonuclease associated repeat-containing protein yields MPSYSDEELLAEIRRVAEKTDADGAPSLQEFRDRGEIGARTVTKRFGSWNDAVDAAGFEPRAPNQKLPREDLVDELERLRDDRGQIPTADQMDEQGAYAYITYYERFGSWANALEEVFGEVPAREWEHVSDAELIAELQRLAGDDGDRPTTTAVHERGAHAVTTYNDRFGSWRDALTAAGFDPPPPQGVTTEELLAEVRRLHDELGGKPTTTVVRDHGAYSLPTYYSRFDSWGDVLDAAFDTIPDDDPQSHTTDQSTSVTHTDEDLLAEIRRVADVVDADGAPSIPEFNEHSDIADSTIHRRFGSWNEGVAAAGFEPNPYGPAISDDELAAELQRLREEVGHPPTVADMEEQGAYSSATYKNRFDSWTAALVETFEDVSESTLNSRRGDSGTGSDRSNWSKGPHVSDEELLDDLRALADELGRSPTSRDMREHGSHSARTYTRRFGSWADAVDEAGIDLPTETTTDASNQIPTADLIADLQRLGEELDRRPKTTDVSEHGAHGLATYQRRFGSWREALEAAGFDPYADRPSDDDLLADLHRLHEEREKVPSLLDVEDDGAYSGTAYQGRFGSWSAALDAAGFDPDRGPTDDELLAELRRLRDELDKRPSMRDMTEHGAYGCTTYQRRFGSWSEATAAAFDDDTRT; encoded by the coding sequence ATGCCGTCGTACAGCGATGAGGAACTCCTTGCAGAGATTCGTCGCGTCGCAGAAAAGACCGACGCCGATGGCGCGCCAAGTCTCCAGGAGTTCAGAGACCGCGGCGAGATCGGGGCGCGAACAGTCACGAAGCGATTCGGATCGTGGAACGACGCCGTTGACGCCGCCGGATTCGAGCCACGTGCACCGAATCAAAAGCTTCCGCGTGAGGATCTCGTCGACGAACTTGAGCGGCTTCGTGACGACCGCGGCCAGATTCCTACTGCCGACCAGATGGACGAGCAGGGCGCGTACGCGTACATCACCTACTACGAGCGGTTCGGTTCGTGGGCGAACGCCCTTGAGGAAGTCTTTGGCGAGGTTCCTGCCCGCGAGTGGGAGCACGTCTCGGATGCCGAGCTCATCGCCGAGCTGCAGCGGCTCGCTGGCGACGACGGAGACCGACCGACGACGACGGCTGTCCACGAGCGCGGTGCCCACGCGGTGACGACGTACAACGACCGATTCGGGTCGTGGCGAGACGCGCTCACGGCGGCCGGCTTCGACCCGCCGCCGCCCCAGGGCGTGACGACCGAGGAGTTACTTGCCGAGGTGCGCCGGCTTCACGACGAGCTCGGCGGGAAACCAACGACGACGGTCGTTCGCGACCACGGCGCATACTCGCTTCCGACGTACTACAGCCGGTTTGATTCGTGGGGTGACGTCCTCGACGCCGCATTCGACACCATCCCTGATGACGATCCGCAGAGCCACACCACTGACCAGTCCACTAGCGTAACACACACCGACGAGGATCTCCTCGCAGAGATCCGCCGCGTCGCCGACGTTGTCGATGCTGATGGCGCACCATCAATCCCGGAGTTCAACGAGCACAGCGACATCGCTGACAGTACAATCCACCGCCGGTTCGGATCGTGGAACGAGGGCGTTGCGGCCGCCGGCTTCGAGCCGAATCCGTATGGGCCCGCTATCTCGGACGACGAACTGGCTGCTGAGCTCCAGCGCCTCCGTGAGGAGGTCGGACACCCACCAACTGTCGCAGACATGGAGGAACAGGGCGCGTACTCATCGGCGACGTACAAGAACCGCTTTGACTCGTGGACCGCTGCGCTCGTCGAGACCTTTGAGGATGTCTCCGAGTCCACCCTCAACTCTCGCCGGGGCGACAGCGGTACGGGCAGTGACCGGAGTAACTGGAGCAAGGGTCCGCACGTCTCGGACGAGGAACTGCTGGATGATCTCCGGGCGCTTGCTGATGAGCTCGGTCGGTCGCCTACCTCACGGGACATGCGCGAACACGGCTCGCATAGCGCCCGGACATACACGAGGCGGTTCGGCTCGTGGGCGGACGCCGTCGACGAAGCGGGAATCGACCTGCCTACCGAGACGACAACAGACGCCTCGAACCAGATCCCAACCGCCGACCTAATCGCCGATCTCCAGCGACTCGGCGAGGAACTCGATCGGCGCCCCAAAACGACGGACGTGAGCGAACACGGGGCGCACGGGCTCGCCACGTACCAGCGCCGATTCGGGTCGTGGCGCGAGGCGCTAGAGGCGGCCGGGTTCGATCCGTACGCAGATCGGCCGAGTGATGACGACCTCCTTGCGGATCTACACCGGCTGCACGAAGAGCGTGAGAAGGTGCCCTCGCTGTTGGACGTCGAAGACGACGGCGCGTACAGCGGCACGGCCTACCAGGGCCGATTCGGATCGTGGTCTGCAGCGCTCGACGCGGCGGGGTTCGATCCGGATCGCGGGCCGACTGACGACGAGCTGCTCGCAGAACTGCGGCGGCTTCGCGATGAGCTGGATAAGCGCCCCTCGATGCGCGACATGACCGAGCACGGCGCGTACGGGTGTACGACGTATCAGCGCCGGTTCGGCTCGTGGAGTGAAGCGACTGCAGCGGCATTCGACGACGATACGAGAACGTAG